TCTTTCGCGAACGATCTCCTCAAGCCGTTTGCGAATCCTGGAGGTCAGCGAGCGCTTCCGCTGGCGCAGCTCCTTCAAGAGCCGCGACGCGCTGTCCAGAATGCTGCCGTCGTGGTCAATGGTGCGCTCCAGGACATTCAGGATCTCGGGAAAGCCGGTCAGCTCCCCGCCCACCCTTTTCAGCAACGGGATGTCTTCGCGGTTGGCAAACTGGCGGGAAAGAGCAGAGAGCAGCTGAAAAGGGGGGATGAACAGCTGCAGGTCCAGCGGATTCAGGACCGAATCAGCCGGGCGCAGGAGATCGAGCGGCTGGAGGATATCCTCAAACTGCGACAGCCGCAGGGTGATACCGATCCGCTCCAGGGTGCGGATCTCTGCAACCTGGCCGAAACGGAGTGCGATCTCCTCTTTCGCTGAAAACGGGGCTATGGCAAGGATCTGTTCTTGAGTCGGTGCACTATGGGCAAAAACAGCGATCCGTTCGAGCAGCTTGGTGAATTCGAGTTTTTTCAGGGTGTCAGTGCTTATCATCTGGAGATGCCTCGGGGGGTGCGTATTTCTGGCGGGATTTGCGGTTTCTCGATGCTTTCCGGCGCCGGAGTTTGTCCTGCTCTGAACTTCTGGAGGTTGCTATCCCGGCTTTTTCTGCAAGCTTTTCCGCCAGCTCCCGCCGCGCCAGGAAGCGGTTGATCGACTGGCTCCGGTCCCGCATGCATTTGACTTCAATGCCGGTCGGCAAATGCTTCAACTGGACGCAGGTGGCGCTTTTATTGACATGCTGGCCTCCGGCGCCGGAGGAACGGATAAACCGCTCTTCGATATCTTCCTCACGCATGCCGACAGCAGCCATCAACTCAAGCAGCTTCCGGTTTTTCTCTTCACTGACGGCAAACGGTTTCAAAAGTCTTGTCCCTAACGGCTGTATTTCTTTGGCGCTCAAAAATGTCCAGATGCAAGGCACCGAGGAGTGAGGAATGAGGCGTACCTTTAAGTACGCCGCAATGACGAATGACGATGGCAACACCGCAGATGGGCGTTTTTCAGCGTCAACTATAACCTGAAACTGAGGACCAGCCCCTTGATCTGCTCTATCTTCGCCGCGATATTGATCCGGTCTCTTTGTTCGCTGATGATCATCCGATAGAGCGAATCCGCATGGCTATCGATCACCCGGATTACCTCGTGATAGGCCGGCGCACTGGGGGAGCCGCCAAGAAGCTCCACCTTGTAAGCCTCGGCAGTAACCTTTTTTGCCAGCATCGTTAGCAGTTCCCGGAACGCCTTGTAGTTTGCCATGCTCGGATCACGCTCCAGACTGTCCCCAGCCATCTCGATCTCGCGCTTCAGCTCTTCCAGTTCGACGGCCCGGTTAGTCAGCATCTCCCCCACGCTGGTCAGGCTCGCGGCAAAGGGAGACTTGCCCACTAAACCACCCTTGCGGGCATCACTCTTCTGCGACTTTTTGTCAACATTTCTTGACGGAAGCTTGTCGTCGATCCTCATTTTTATCCCCTTGGCGTCATCGCTTCAAGCCTGACTGCCTTTTCCGGCGCTACCAACCTGCAACTGTAAAACAACATTTCAGTTTACATTGCAATATTTTCTGTTATTCTAAATAAAAATTTTTACCCGCAATGAAAAGGTGATTTGATGAAGCTGGAAATGCGCAACATAGCTGGCGAAGACACTCCGACGATCATCGCTGAGTGCCTGAAATGCGGTGGAGCCATTGCTGTTCGCGAACGCGATTTCCTGATGTCACGGCCGCTCCAATGCTGCTGCTGCCACCATGAACGGTTCCTGAGCTATCGTGAGTACGTGCAGACCTTCGACTCGATGGCGCCAAGGCTCCTGGCATATTCAGTATCGCGGATCGGCAAAGGGGACAACTGCCGTCACCACTGAAGCCAACTGCAGCCG
This region of Geoanaerobacter pelophilus genomic DNA includes:
- a CDS encoding peptide chain release factor family protein, with product MKPFAVSEEKNRKLLELMAAVGMREEDIEERFIRSSGAGGQHVNKSATCVQLKHLPTGIEVKCMRDRSQSINRFLARRELAEKLAEKAGIATSRSSEQDKLRRRKASRNRKSRQKYAPPEASPDDKH
- a CDS encoding YaaR family protein translates to MRIDDKLPSRNVDKKSQKSDARKGGLVGKSPFAASLTSVGEMLTNRAVELEELKREIEMAGDSLERDPSMANYKAFRELLTMLAKKVTAEAYKVELLGGSPSAPAYHEVIRVIDSHADSLYRMIISEQRDRINIAAKIEQIKGLVLSFRL